One genomic region from Argentina anserina chromosome 2, drPotAnse1.1, whole genome shotgun sequence encodes:
- the LOC126783884 gene encoding LOW QUALITY PROTEIN: probable long-chain-alcohol O-fatty-acyltransferase 4 (The sequence of the model RefSeq protein was modified relative to this genomic sequence to represent the inferred CDS: deleted 2 bases in 1 codon; substituted 1 base at 1 genomic stop codon) translates to MDGDHEIRIFISVWIIAIASQFYCYYVAARIPAKSMLRLISILPILYLLLLLPLNLQSIHLGGPTAFYISCLSAYLAVFKLLLFSFDSGPLSPPRARLLHFISVALLPINLRQRPKKPSNELGYALSVALPQSMFGFDLEPHFNDPXYLSTSLQDLWGRRWNLVVSNTLRPLIHQPVKRYRYRKTSVAPILLHVMSSFVLSVLMHELFFYYVTRARPTAEMMCFYLLHGFSLAFELKVKKVLAHRLRIHPIVSRLLTLSYLTFTNHWIF, encoded by the exons ATGGATGGTGATCACGAAATCAGAATCTTCATCAGCGTATGGATCATAGCCATCGCATCTCAGTTTTATTGTTATTATGTAGCAGCAAGAATCCCAGCAAAGAGCATGTTGAGGCTCATCTCTATCCTCCCAATCTTGTATCTCCTCCTCTTGCTCCCCCTGAACCTCCAGTCGATCCATCTCGGTGGCCCAACAGCCTTCTATATATCTTGCCTATCTGCCTATCTGGCTGTCTTCAaactcctcctcttctcctttgaTTCTGGTCCTCTATCACCGCCCCGGGCTAGACTTCTCCATTTCATTTCCGTAGCTCTTCTTCCCATTAACCTTAGGCAACGCCCCAAAAAGCCTTCCAACG AATTAGGCTATGCCTTGAGTGTAGCCTTGCCTCAATCCATGTTTGGGTTCGATCTGGAGCCACACTTCAATGACCCT TAATATCTTTCGACTTCTCTTCAAGACCTGTGGGGGCGTAGATGGAACCTTGTGGTCTCGAACACTCTAAGACCCCTTATACATCAACCAGTAAAGCGA TACCGGTACCGCAAAACCTCCGTCGCACCAATACTTCTGCATGTCATGTCTTCTTTCGTCCTCTCGGTTTTGATGCACGAGCTCTTCTTTTACTATGTCACTCGCGCGCGTCCCACTGCAGAAATGATGTGCTTCTATCTCCTACATGGGTTCAGCTTGGCTTTTGAACTGAAGGTGAAGAAGGTGCTCGCTCATAGGTTGCGGATTCACCCGATAGTTTCAAGGCTTTTGACATTGTCGTATTTGACTTTCACCAACCATTGGATATTTTAG